A part of Terriglobia bacterium genomic DNA contains:
- a CDS encoding starvation-sensing protein RspA, with protein sequence MPSPKIRDISVITTQPGGVRLIVVKVTTDQDGLYGYGCATFTQRADLVVPAVEKYLRPLLIGKPADRVEDTWQMCYNSSYWRNGPVLNNAISGVDQALWDIKGRQAGMPVYQLLGGKCREAAASYTSIGGNDVSQIIDGARKAMAQGYRYIRLQISVPGMSGYGAGSGPASAPKAQALHNDPVFEPGPYIRRALKMLEECRKQLGDDIELLHDIHERVSPRQAVQFAKDVEPVKLFFLEDALSPEDIAYFRQIRQQCNTPLAMGELFNSPHEWVPLISERMIDYIRIHISQAGGLTPCRKIAQLAELFGVKTAWHGPGDVSPIGHMCNLHLDLASPNFGVQEGGVIRGVEAEIFKGCETFKDGYLYANDSPGWGIEVDEKLAAKYPFRSDAARGGLNGGWGVIRRLDGTVIKQ encoded by the coding sequence ATGCCTTCCCCAAAGATCAGGGATATATCCGTGATCACCACGCAGCCCGGCGGTGTGCGGCTCATCGTAGTCAAGGTTACAACCGACCAGGACGGGCTGTACGGGTACGGGTGCGCCACGTTCACACAGCGCGCCGACCTGGTGGTGCCCGCCGTGGAGAAATATCTGCGGCCGCTGCTGATCGGCAAGCCGGCCGACCGCGTCGAGGACACCTGGCAAATGTGCTACAACTCGTCCTATTGGCGCAATGGCCCTGTGCTCAACAATGCGATCAGCGGCGTGGACCAGGCGCTCTGGGACATCAAGGGACGCCAGGCGGGCATGCCTGTGTACCAGCTCCTGGGCGGCAAATGCCGCGAAGCGGCGGCGAGCTACACGAGCATCGGCGGCAATGATGTATCGCAGATCATCGACGGCGCCAGGAAAGCGATGGCCCAAGGGTACCGCTACATCCGCCTGCAGATCAGCGTGCCCGGCATGTCCGGCTACGGGGCTGGGTCCGGGCCGGCTTCGGCGCCGAAAGCGCAGGCTCTTCATAATGATCCGGTCTTCGAGCCCGGCCCATACATCCGGCGGGCGTTGAAGATGTTGGAAGAATGCCGTAAGCAGCTTGGTGACGACATCGAACTGCTGCACGACATTCATGAACGCGTGTCGCCGCGGCAGGCGGTTCAATTCGCCAAAGATGTGGAACCGGTGAAGCTCTTCTTCCTGGAAGACGCGCTCTCGCCTGAGGACATCGCCTACTTCCGGCAGATCCGCCAGCAGTGCAACACGCCGCTGGCCATGGGAGAACTGTTCAACAGCCCGCATGAATGGGTGCCGCTCATCTCCGAAAGAATGATCGACTATATCCGCATTCATATTTCCCAGGCGGGCGGACTGACACCTTGCCGCAAGATCGCGCAACTTGCCGAACTCTTCGGAGTGAAAACAGCGTGGCATGGGCCCGGGGATGTCTCCCCAATCGGCCACATGTGCAACCTGCACCTGGACCTGGCCAGCCCGAATTTCGGTGTCCAGGAAGGTGGTGTAATACGCGGTGTGGAAGCGGAAATCTTCAAAGGTTGCGAGACTTTCAAAGATGGATACCTCTACGCCAACGATTCACCGGGCTGGGGAATCGAAGTTGATGAGAAACTGGCGGCAAAATATCCTTTCCGGTCTGACGCCGCCCGTGGCGGCCTGAATGGCGGCTGGGGCGTCATCCGCCGCCTCGACGGCACGGTGATTAAGCAGTAA
- a CDS encoding mandelate racemase/muconate lactonizing enzyme family protein: MGRREVLQTSAAAFTSASLADGEFDSVLQFTKTASKPSELRITDLRVAVVARAPMTCPIIRIDTNQGISGFGEVRDGASKTYALILKSRLLGENPCNIDKTFRKIKQFGFHARQGGGVSGVETALWDLAGKAYGVPVYQMLGGKFRNRIRCYADTDSSRDPKVFAQRLKARMNQGFTMLKMDLGINLLQGIAGAVTRPLGQTDAEVNLTEHMFTAIDITPKGIETLADYVAQVREVIGMEIPLAADHFGHIGVNACIKLGKALETYNMAWLEDMIPWQNTELWKKITDAIDVPTLTGEDIYLKEGFVELAKNHAVDMLQPDLMTAGGILETKKIGDACEELGVPMVLHMAGTPIACMAAVHCAAAMENFLVMENHSVDVPWWGDIVNGIEKPIVNKGYIAVPEGPGLGIASLNDEVIRQHLQEPGYFELTTEWDRERSNDSLWS; encoded by the coding sequence ATGGGGAGGCGTGAGGTTCTCCAGACGAGTGCGGCCGCATTCACGAGCGCATCCCTGGCAGATGGCGAATTCGACTCCGTTCTTCAGTTCACGAAAACGGCTTCCAAACCCTCGGAGTTGAGAATTACCGATCTTCGTGTGGCTGTCGTCGCACGGGCGCCGATGACCTGCCCGATCATCCGGATCGACACCAACCAGGGCATCTCCGGATTCGGCGAGGTGCGTGACGGCGCCAGCAAGACATACGCCCTGATCCTGAAGAGCCGGCTTCTCGGCGAGAATCCGTGCAACATCGACAAGACCTTCCGCAAGATCAAGCAATTCGGTTTTCACGCCCGCCAGGGGGGCGGTGTTTCAGGTGTCGAAACGGCACTATGGGATCTTGCCGGGAAAGCCTACGGCGTGCCCGTGTACCAGATGTTGGGAGGCAAATTCCGCAACCGGATCCGCTGTTATGCCGACACAGACAGCTCCCGCGATCCCAAGGTCTTCGCACAGCGCCTCAAAGCGCGGATGAACCAGGGATTCACCATGCTGAAGATGGACCTCGGCATCAACCTGCTCCAAGGGATTGCCGGAGCCGTCACACGCCCGTTGGGCCAGACGGACGCCGAAGTGAACCTCACCGAGCACATGTTCACTGCCATCGACATCACCCCGAAAGGGATCGAAACTCTGGCCGACTACGTGGCCCAGGTGCGTGAAGTCATCGGCATGGAAATACCTCTGGCCGCGGACCACTTCGGCCACATCGGCGTCAACGCTTGCATCAAGCTGGGCAAAGCGCTGGAGACGTACAACATGGCGTGGCTCGAAGACATGATCCCCTGGCAAAACACCGAGCTCTGGAAAAAAATCACCGATGCGATTGATGTGCCGACCTTAACGGGCGAAGACATCTACCTCAAAGAAGGGTTCGTCGAGCTGGCAAAGAACCACGCCGTGGACATGCTTCAGCCCGACCTGATGACTGCCGGCGGGATCCTCGAGACCAAGAAGATCGGCGACGCCTGCGAGGAGCTCGGAGTTCCAATGGTACTGCACATGGCGGGGACGCCAATCGCCTGCATGGCAGCCGTCCACTGCGCCGCGGCGATGGAAAACTTCCTGGTCATGGAAAACCATTCCGTGGACGTCCCCTGGTGGGGAGATATAGTGAACGGCATTGAAAAGCCGATCGTCAACAAAGGCTACATTGCCGTCCCAGAGGGGCCTGGTCTGGGCATTGCCTCGCTCAACGACGAGGTGATACGACAGCATCTCCAAGAGCCCGGATATTTCGAGCTCACGACGGAATGGGACCGGGAACGCTCGAATGACAGCTTGTGGAGCTGA
- a CDS encoding mandelate racemase/muconate lactonizing enzyme family protein gives MSLLNRRSLFRSAGAALAGAFSLRGLSAAVQETATQYQRPKLKITDVKTANLPGFHVRIYTDQDLVGEGEGVDAVSGAAGIIAGFRRSLIGQSPLNIEAIWERIRTGGTFAGAQAGQFTAALTAVEIALWDLAGKSLGLPIYQLMGGKVRDRIRVYCDSGVNNRNDPQARMFIQQIIDNGFTMAKIDIDNAADPARFDRVNWTANNAEIDHMVDKVAFMRESLPKAIELAVDMHGRYDLGTAKRVARELEPFRLVWLEEPVPAENIDAMRDVRQSTHTPICCGENIYMRWGFREYLEKQAVDIIMPDVQKCGGLLEARKIADMAHTYYTPIAPHSQASPIGAMATAHVMACCPNFLVVEWHWGHPAERWNRWKEFVREGDIIQKGYITVPDRPGIGVTMNEEAVRKTLGPAGRWFDQK, from the coding sequence ATGAGTCTGCTCAATCGTAGATCGTTGTTCCGAAGCGCTGGCGCGGCCCTGGCCGGCGCCTTCAGCCTGCGCGGGCTTTCCGCCGCCGTGCAGGAAACCGCCACGCAGTATCAACGGCCCAAGCTGAAAATCACCGACGTGAAGACAGCGAATCTCCCGGGCTTCCACGTTCGAATCTACACGGATCAGGACCTCGTCGGGGAGGGAGAAGGGGTTGACGCGGTCAGCGGCGCGGCGGGCATCATCGCGGGCTTTCGTCGTTCCCTGATCGGCCAGAGTCCCTTGAACATCGAAGCGATTTGGGAACGCATCCGGACCGGCGGCACCTTCGCCGGCGCGCAGGCGGGCCAGTTCACGGCGGCGTTGACCGCGGTGGAGATTGCGCTATGGGACCTCGCGGGAAAGTCTCTGGGACTGCCGATCTATCAATTGATGGGCGGCAAGGTGCGGGACCGCATCCGCGTCTATTGCGATTCCGGCGTCAACAACCGCAACGACCCTCAGGCCAGGATGTTCATCCAGCAGATCATCGACAACGGCTTCACCATGGCCAAGATCGACATCGATAACGCGGCCGACCCGGCGCGGTTCGACCGTGTGAACTGGACTGCCAACAACGCCGAGATCGACCACATGGTGGACAAGGTGGCGTTCATGCGGGAATCGCTGCCGAAGGCGATCGAATTGGCGGTGGATATGCACGGCCGGTACGACTTGGGCACGGCCAAGCGTGTGGCCAGGGAACTGGAGCCCTTCCGGCTGGTGTGGCTTGAAGAGCCGGTTCCGGCCGAGAACATCGATGCCATGCGCGACGTCCGTCAGTCGACCCATACGCCGATCTGCTGCGGCGAAAACATCTATATGCGGTGGGGCTTCAGGGAGTATCTCGAAAAGCAGGCCGTGGACATCATCATGCCCGACGTTCAGAAGTGCGGCGGCCTGCTCGAGGCCCGCAAGATCGCGGATATGGCGCACACCTACTACACGCCGATTGCGCCGCACTCCCAGGCGTCTCCGATCGGCGCCATGGCGACGGCCCACGTCATGGCCTGCTGCCCGAACTTTCTGGTAGTGGAATGGCACTGGGGGCACCCGGCGGAGCGCTGGAACCGGTGGAAAGAGTTTGTCAGAGAGGGGGACATCATTCAAAAG
- a CDS encoding DUF362 domain-containing protein, with the protein MYQLQTRREWLIRTSSAVAGAYLAGVPSIWTVTAPTAPVAVAKCMTYDSAELLVVMAKMFDRIGGLGRVAKGKTVAVKVNLTGGPDNRLNGQPLEDTHYTHPQVIAAAVHLIGQAGARRIRILESPMSTAGPVEEYVSRGGWNPRDILGAAANVEFENTNFLGNGKKYSRLKVPFGGYLFPAYDLNHSYEDCDAYVSVAKMKEHATAGVTLSMKNNFGITPASIYGSGGGKEEPDENPRSSRQLIHTGAQQPAKPAPAEKDPKSPRDGGYRVPRAVVDLVAARPIDLAIVEGIRTITGGEGPWVRGALTIVNPDVIVAGKNPVTTDAVCMAIMNFDPMADRGTPPFETCDSTLRLAEEMGLGTRDLKRIEVVGTPVKQVMFDFATIRRQRRAGKK; encoded by the coding sequence ATGTACCAGCTTCAAACGCGCAGGGAATGGTTGATTCGCACAAGTTCGGCAGTGGCGGGCGCTTACCTGGCCGGAGTGCCCTCGATCTGGACGGTCACCGCACCCACGGCTCCGGTCGCGGTCGCAAAGTGCATGACGTACGATTCCGCGGAGCTTCTGGTGGTAATGGCGAAAATGTTCGATCGGATCGGCGGCCTCGGGCGCGTCGCCAAGGGAAAAACAGTAGCCGTCAAGGTCAATCTTACCGGCGGGCCGGACAACCGGCTCAATGGCCAGCCGCTGGAAGATACGCACTACACGCATCCTCAGGTGATTGCCGCGGCCGTGCATCTGATCGGCCAGGCGGGTGCTCGCCGCATCCGGATCTTGGAAAGTCCGATGTCCACGGCGGGTCCTGTTGAAGAATACGTCTCCCGGGGTGGCTGGAACCCGCGCGACATCCTGGGCGCCGCGGCCAACGTCGAATTTGAAAACACGAATTTCCTCGGAAACGGCAAAAAGTATTCGCGGCTGAAGGTGCCGTTCGGCGGTTATCTGTTTCCGGCCTATGATCTGAACCACTCGTATGAAGACTGCGACGCCTACGTCAGCGTGGCCAAGATGAAGGAGCATGCCACGGCGGGCGTGACACTTTCGATGAAAAACAACTTCGGGATCACGCCGGCCTCAATCTATGGATCCGGTGGTGGAAAAGAAGAGCCGGATGAGAACCCGCGATCGTCGCGCCAACTGATCCACACGGGCGCCCAACAGCCGGCCAAGCCGGCGCCTGCCGAAAAAGATCCTAAATCTCCACGGGATGGAGGCTATCGCGTGCCCCGCGCGGTTGTGGACCTGGTTGCGGCCCGCCCCATCGACCTTGCCATCGTGGAAGGGATCAGGACGATAACCGGCGGCGAAGGACCATGGGTTCGAGGAGCGCTCACAATTGTGAATCCCGATGTGATTGTGGCCGGGAAAAACCCGGTGACCACCGATGCCGTGTGCATGGCTATCATGAACTTCGACCCGATGGCCGACCGCGGCACTCCGCCATTCGAGACCTGCGACAGCACCCTGCGCCTGGCGGAAGAAATGGGCCTAGGCACGCGCGACCTGAAGCGCATAGAAGTTGTCGGCACTCCCGTCAAGCAAGTGATGTTCGACTTCGCCACCATCCGCAGACAGCGGCGAGCCGGCAAGAAATAG